A single region of the Nitrospiraceae bacterium genome encodes:
- a CDS encoding helix-turn-helix domain-containing protein, whose translation MDHEAESGLVSQCRREDPLLWTVKELAYRLQIKPSTLYAWAAQGKIPCRKVYGLVRFNPSEIERWLDSFITRLLSPAKANARRRGSSGVDQLIASAIHAIYTARCEKPDEDRAKQGG comes from the coding sequence ATGGATCACGAGGCGGAGTCAGGACTCGTCAGTCAGTGTCGGCGTGAAGACCCTCTGTTGTGGACGGTGAAAGAACTGGCCTACCGGCTCCAGATCAAACCCTCCACGCTCTATGCCTGGGCGGCGCAGGGGAAGATTCCATGCCGGAAGGTTTATGGTCTTGTGCGCTTTAATCCTAGTGAAATAGAGCGATGGCTGGATTCGTTTATTACTCGTCTGCTCTCGCCTGCGAAGGCCAATGCACGAAGGAGAGGCAGCTCTGGCGTCGACCAACTGATTGCGAGTGCCATCCACGCCATCTATACTGCTCGCTGCGAGAAACCGGACGAAGACAGGGCCAAACAAGGAGGTTAA
- a CDS encoding DeoR family transcriptional regulator has translation MKTNKHYTLRLVQSQGAVRAQDLVDQFGYSPATARSYLSYLKRQDLLERASAGHTLTTKGTMRLHHFDAAGCPHPDCPVCEGKAGSLTCPRCGYYMPAKEARILSEKDFLVVLRHAGVYCPWCLKLIFSESQALLLNIPKEGR, from the coding sequence ATGAAGACGAACAAGCATTACACGTTGCGCCTCGTGCAGAGTCAGGGCGCGGTCCGGGCGCAAGACCTTGTTGACCAATTTGGCTACTCCCCGGCCACGGCTCGCTCCTATCTCTCCTACCTAAAACGGCAGGACCTGTTAGAACGGGCGAGCGCGGGGCACACTTTGACGACCAAAGGGACCATGCGTCTGCACCACTTTGATGCGGCTGGCTGTCCCCATCCCGACTGTCCAGTGTGCGAGGGCAAGGCGGGCTCGTTGACCTGCCCACGCTGTGGGTATTACATGCCCGCCAAGGAGGCCCGCATTCTGTCAGAAAAGGATTTTCTCGTGGTCCTGCGTCATGCCGGGGTCTATTGCCCCTGGTGTCTAAAGCTGATCTTCTCGGAATCACAAGCTCTGCTGTTGAACATCCCGAAGGAGGGTCGATGA
- a CDS encoding avidin/streptavidin family protein → MFQHFSKYLQRKPGGPAVDFSGIWVNELSSEMDLTVHEGRVSGTYRTAVGRANPTERFELVGFVSGDRIVFCVNFGAYGTLAAWAGLHSEDKGVEEIYSLWHLPREIQDDEEAKEYRWSAILTGVNTFKRKRAS, encoded by the coding sequence ATGTTTCAGCACTTCAGCAAATACCTCCAGCGAAAGCCAGGAGGGCCAGCCGTCGATTTTTCCGGGATCTGGGTGAATGAGTTGAGCTCCGAGATGGACCTCACGGTTCATGAAGGCCGGGTGAGCGGCACATATCGCACCGCGGTCGGACGAGCGAATCCGACCGAGCGATTCGAGCTTGTGGGGTTCGTTTCAGGGGATCGGATCGTCTTTTGTGTCAACTTTGGGGCCTACGGGACTCTGGCCGCGTGGGCTGGCCTGCATAGTGAGGACAAAGGGGTGGAGGAAATTTATTCCTTATGGCATCTCCCTCGGGAGATTCAAGACGACGAAGAGGCCAAGGAGTACCGCTGGTCAGCGATTTTGACAGGGGTCAACACGTTCAAGCGAAAACGAGCCTCATAA
- a CDS encoding acyltransferase family protein has translation MTSLPKIKPTAPTRKVYIDYLRVAAVLAVIVIHVTVKLYNKFGEIDQISWWLSNFLNSASRFAVPLFVMISGAVLLGKPMSTADFYRKRAVRLLPAIVFWTIVYTLLQIYLGMDVDGFIRFLKVDLLAEGGAYVHLWYLSMYACLMPFVPFINKFVIGEAPSSGDLAVFVAIIGIFFSLNTVSYFTSELGGIFMVWFILFPWYMGYLVIGYSIDKYGTFIGARNCTVAASIVLLAIIGSWLNYYAADSLGIVNDHFVLSNTGILVFISSLCIFFLGKNSESVLKENKIVAKISEASFGMYLIHPLFLTFIAPIYKNYALPGYAYIPLALMATSLFSYFSVRAMRSSKYLRQVC, from the coding sequence GTGACCAGTTTGCCTAAAATCAAACCAACCGCTCCGACGAGAAAAGTGTACATCGACTACCTCAGGGTAGCGGCAGTACTTGCGGTCATCGTCATTCACGTAACCGTGAAGCTCTATAATAAATTCGGTGAAATAGACCAGATAAGTTGGTGGCTCTCAAACTTCCTTAATTCCGCGTCTCGCTTTGCAGTGCCTCTCTTCGTGATGATCTCAGGTGCGGTGCTTCTGGGGAAACCCATGAGTACAGCGGATTTCTATCGCAAGCGAGCAGTTCGCTTGTTGCCAGCTATTGTATTTTGGACGATTGTTTACACTCTCCTTCAGATTTATCTGGGAATGGACGTCGATGGCTTCATACGGTTCTTAAAGGTGGACCTATTGGCAGAAGGTGGTGCCTATGTACATCTATGGTACCTATCGATGTACGCCTGCCTCATGCCCTTCGTTCCGTTCATCAACAAATTCGTCATTGGAGAAGCGCCTTCGTCAGGCGATCTGGCGGTTTTTGTGGCGATCATTGGGATATTCTTTTCTCTCAATACGGTTTCTTATTTCACAAGCGAGCTCGGCGGAATATTCATGGTTTGGTTCATATTATTTCCTTGGTATATGGGCTACTTAGTTATTGGCTACAGCATCGACAAATACGGAACATTCATTGGCGCAAGAAATTGCACAGTTGCCGCATCAATAGTCCTTCTTGCCATCATCGGTTCGTGGTTGAATTATTATGCGGCCGACAGTCTTGGTATTGTGAACGATCATTTTGTCCTCAGTAATACAGGAATCTTGGTTTTCATCAGTTCGCTTTGTATATTCTTTCTTGGGAAAAACAGCGAATCAGTCCTCAAAGAGAACAAAATAGTAGCCAAGATATCGGAAGCATCCTTCGGAATGTATCTGATTCATCCATTGTTTCTGACCTTCATCGCTCCAATTTATAAGAATTATGCCTTGCCTGGGTACGCCTATATCCCTTTGGCTCTGATGGCTACCTCTTTGTTCTCCTATTTTTCAGTAAGAGCCATGAGGAGCAGTAAATACCTCAGACAGGTGTGTTAA